From Coffea arabica cultivar ET-39 chromosome 2e, Coffea Arabica ET-39 HiFi, whole genome shotgun sequence, the proteins below share one genomic window:
- the LOC113728915 gene encoding uncharacterized protein codes for MAGDVPAPRKQYDPYSNTYNPGWRDHPNFSYGNRPQNFFPNRPPGFQQSWQPNPQLSSSNSGSSLEDIVKSLATTTTQLQQEIRSLVMSTTQFQQDTRTGMKDMETRMSQMATAINRLESHVYGKFPSLEKTKKVEKEKEFLDVFRKVEINIPLLDAIKQIPKDAKFLKDLCTHKKKLRGDEKVTVGENMSTILQRKLPSKCGDPYMFTILCKIGGTLIRKAMLDLEASINVMPKTIYASLNLGPLKSTDIIIQLADRTNAYREGLVEDVLIQVNELVFLADFYVLDMGDERSLNPLPILLGRPFLNTVRTKINVNEDTLSMEFDDEIVNFNIFYAMKFTKKSNSIFALSVTEPIVQKTFEQDGKDALEVALTKHLELGATLSVEISDELYHAIEALHSLPSIFSRYEIPSVFVPETQTKLLHSVVQTPELEFKPLPKHLKHAFLGDKEILPVIISAHLSPSQEDNLVRLLQDHKQAIGWSIADIKGINPSLYMHRIRLETDAKLIRQAQRRLNPLMMEVVKKEILKLLKVGIIFAISYSLLVSPIQVVPKKAGVTVEENQEDEMVPVRKPTGWRQCIDYR; via the exons ATGGCCGGAGACGTGCCCGCTCCCCGTAAGCAGTATGACCCGTACTCCAACACGTACAACCCCGGATGGAGAGACCATCCCAATTTCAGTTATGGGAATAGACCACAAAATTTCTTCCCAAATCGTCCACCAGGGTTTCAGCAATCATGGCAACCGAATCCTCAACTTTCATCCTCTAACTCAGGAAGCTCTTTGGAGGATATTGTAAAAAGTCTGGCCACGACTACCACTCAGCTCCAACAAGAAATTAGATCTTTGGTCATGAGCACTACTCAGTTTCAGCAGGACACCAGAACAGGTATGAAAGATATGGAAACTCGAATGAGCCAAATGGCAACTGCTATTAATCGCCTGGAGTCCCACGTTTATGGAAAATTTCCATC GTTGGAAAAGACAAAGAAAgtggagaaggaaaaagagttttTGGATGTGTTCAGGAAAGTAGAGATTAACATTCCCCTGTTGGATGCAATCAAACAGATACCAAAGGACGCCAAATTCTTGAAAGATTTGTGCACCCATAAAAAGAAGCTACGGGGTGACGAAAAAGTGACGGTGGGAGAAAATATGTCAACTATACTCCAAAGAAAACTCCCATCAAAATGTGGGGACCCATATATGTTCACAATTCTATGTAAAATAGGAGGTACCCTAATTAGGAAAGCGATGTTGGATTTAGAGGCGTCGATAAATGTAATGCCTAAAACTATTTATGCGTCTCTTAATCTTGGGCCATTAAAAAGCACAGACATTATAATCCAACTAGCAGACCGTACCAATGCTTATCGAGAAGGGTTAGTTGAAGATGTTTTGATACAGGTCAATGAATTAGTCTTCCTAGCAGATTTTTATGTCCTAGATATGGGGGATGAAAGGTCATTAAATCCGTTACCTATCTTGTTAGGTAGACCATTTTTAAATACTGTTAGGACAAAAATAAATGTGAATGAGGATACTTTGTCAATGGAGTTTGATGatgaaattgtaaatttcaatattttttatgCGATGAAATTCACTAAAAAATCTAACTCTATTTTTGCTTTGAGTGTTACTGAACCCATTGTACAGAAAACGTTTGAACAGGATGGGAAGGACGCACTGGAAGTGGCTTTGACGAAACACCTTGAGTTAGGAGCAACTCTCAGTGTGGAAATAAGTGATGAGTTGTATCATGCTATTGAAGCACTACACTCACTTCCATCAATTTTCTCAAGGTATGAGATCCCTTCTGTATTTGTACCTGAAACTCAGACGAAATTGTTACATTCTGTTGTGCAGACACCCGAGCTAGAGTTTAAACCCCTCCCAAAGCACCTGAAGCATGCATTTCTTGGGGACAAGGAAATACTACCGGTGATAATTTCTGCACACCTGTCACCGAGCCAAGAAGACAACCTAGTTCGTCTTCTTCAAGATCATAAGCAGGCGATTGGATGGAGCATAGCAGACATCAAAGGAATTAACCCATCCTTATACATGCACCGGATACGGCTTGAGACTGATGCAAAGCTGATAAGACAGGCGCAACGGAGATTGAACCCACTAATGATGGAGGTAGTTAAAAAGGAGATACTGAAACTCCTAAAAGTGGGAATCATCTTCGCCATCTCATACAGTCTCTTGGTGAGCCCAATTCAAGTAGTCCCGAAAAAGGCGGGAGTTACAGTAGAAGAGAATCAGGAGGACGAGATGGTCCCAGTGAGAAAGCCCACAGGATGGCGCCAATGCATCGACTACCGGTGA